One window of Mesoplodon densirostris isolate mMesDen1 chromosome 15, mMesDen1 primary haplotype, whole genome shotgun sequence genomic DNA carries:
- the FZD10 gene encoding frizzled-10, whose protein sequence is MQRPGPRLWLVLQVMGSCAAISSMDMERPGDGKCQPIEIPMCKDIGYNMTRMPNLMGHENQREAAIQLHEFAPLVEYGCHGHLRFFLCSLYAPMCTEQVSTPIPACRVMCEQARLKCSPIMEQFNFKWPDSLDCSKLPNKNDPNYLCMEAPNNGSDEPARGSGMFPPLFRPQRPHSAQEHQLKDGGPGRAGCDNPGKFRHVEKSASCAPLCTPGVDVYWSRDDKHFAVVWLAVWSVLCFFSSAFTVLTFLIDPARFRYPERPIIFLSMCYCVYSVGYIIRLFAGAESVACDRDSGQLYVIQEGLESTGCTLVFLVLYYFGMASSLWWVILTLTWFLAAGKKWGHEAIEANSSYFHLAAWAIPAVKTILILVMRRVAGDELTGVCYVGSMDINALTGFVLIPLACYLIIGTSFILSGFVALFHIRRVMKTGGENTDKLEKLMVRIGVFSVLYTVPATCVIACYFYERLNVEYWKILATQHKCKMNNQTKNLDCLMAASIPAVEIFMVKIFMLLVVGITSGMWVWTSKTLQSWQNVCSRRFKKKSRRKPASVITSSGIYKKAQHPPKTHLGKYEIPAQPPTCV, encoded by the coding sequence ATGCAGCGCCCGGGCCCCCGCCTGTGGCTGGTCCTTCAGGTGATGGGCTCGTGCGCCGCCATCAGCTCCATGGACATGGAGCGTCCGGGCGACGGCAAGTGCCAGCCCATCGAGATCCCGATGTGCAAGGACATTGGCTACAACATGACCCGCATGCCCAACCTGATGGGCCACGAGAACCAGCGCGAGGCCGCCATCCAGCTGCACGAGTTCGCGCCGCTGGTGGAGTACGGCTGCCACGGCCACCTTCGCTTCTTCCTGTGTTCCCTGTACGCGCCCATGTGCACCGAGCAAgtctccacccccatccccgccTGCCGGGTCATGTGCGAGCAGGCCCGGCTCAAATGCTCCCCGATCATGGAGCAGTTCAACTTCAAGTGGCCCGACTCGCTGGACTGCAGCAAACTCCCCAACAAGAACGACCCCAATTACCTGTGCATGGAGGCGCCCAACAACGGCTCGGACGAGCCCGCGCGGGGCTCGGGCATGTTCCCGCCGCTCTTCCGGCCGCAGCGGCCGCACAGCGCGCAGGAGCACCAGCTGAAGGACGGGGGGCCCGGACGCGCCGGCTGCGACAACCCGGGCAAGTTCCGCCACGTGGAGAAGAGCGCGTCGTGCGCGCCGCTCTGCACGCCGGGCGTGGACGTGTACTGGAGCCGCGACGACAAGCACTTCGCCGTGGTCTGGCTGGCCGTCTGGTCCGTGCTGTGCTTCTTCTCCAGCGCCTTCACCGTGCTCACCTTCCTCATCGACCCGGCGCGCTTCAGGTACCCCGAGCGCCCCATCATCTTCCTCTCCATGTGCTACTGCGTCTACTCGGTGGGCTACATCATCCGCCTCTTTGCGGGCGCCGAGAGCGTCGCCTGCGACCGGGACAGCGGGCAGCTCTACGTCATCCAGGAGGGGCTTGAGAGCACGGGCTGCACCCTGGTCTTCCTGGTCCTCTACTACTTCGGCATGGCCAGTTCCCTGTGGTGGGTGATTCTCACGCTCACCTGGTTTCTGGCTGCGGGCAAGAAGTGGGGCCACGAGGCCATTGAGGCTAACAGCAGCTACTTCCACCTGGCCGCCTGGGCCATCCCGGCCGTGAAGACCATCCTAATCCTGGTGATGCGCCGGGTCGCGGGGGACGAGCTGACCGGCGTCTGCTACGTGGGGAGCATGGACATCAACGCCCTCACCGGCTTCGTCCTCATCCCGCTGGCGTGTTACCTCATCATCGGCACTTCCTTTATCCTCTCGGGCTTCGTGGCCCTTTTCCACATCCGGCGGGTGATGAAAACGGGTGGGGAGAACACGGACAAACTGGAAAAGCTCATGGTGAGGATAGGGGTCTTCTCCGTGCTCTACACGGTGCCGGCCACCTGTGTGATTGCCTGTTACTTTTACGAACGCCTCAACGTGGAGTATTGGAAAATCCTGGCCACGCAGCACAAATGCAAAATGAACAACCAGACTAAAAACCTGGACTGTCTGATGGCCGCCTCCATCCCCGCGGTGGAGATCTTCATGGTGAAGATTTTCATGCTGCTGGTGGTGGGCATCACCAGCGGCATGTGGGTCTGGACATCCAAGACTCTGCAGTCCTGGCAGAACGTTTGCAGCCGCAGGTTCAAGAAAAAGAGCCGAAGAAAACCGGCCAGCGTGATCACCAGCAGTGGAATTTACAAAAAAGCCCAGCATCCCCCAAAAACCCATCTCGGGAAATACGAAATCCCTGCCCAGCCTCCCACCTGCGTGTGA